Proteins from one Juglans microcarpa x Juglans regia isolate MS1-56 chromosome 6S, Jm3101_v1.0, whole genome shotgun sequence genomic window:
- the LOC121236988 gene encoding LOW QUALITY PROTEIN: histone-lysine N-methyltransferase, H3 lysine-9 specific SUVH6-like (The sequence of the model RefSeq protein was modified relative to this genomic sequence to represent the inferred CDS: inserted 1 base in 1 codon), with amino-acid sequence MGFMDNMLHPESLKTVTSVNSGHSEEKLGRLSMENGDCSCHTGLPKYKRRSVSSVRDFPPGCGPFVRRTHSLEPKSVLTSEEEKVVASSGQVNRLESVSAEHVESQSPASQALNNARLSEPVKGLEDAAMALSKDLHLVVASASKEEMISPSSFKSFSPSDGSSAVPNGNGFGGTMDKRYPPRINVSAIRDFPPMCGRNAPCLSKESLKVFSSPKNNILGQEKSDMDDRTFKKTIETNVRLMGEDVQDKNVPESKLRGNVDRQSETDVIKESKDIGELEEKMGKEMVVYREDLSIKRKLSKISGNQNWLLEEDKDNESLEPMLDWVVVQGLMAAPNCPWKKGKGAYKPIXSGATSESKEKKHSFLQSGKYKSAVRTKHEAKDSVVKSKKKNSFVTGNTANQSVGQMVIAEKEDSAEDVDEHDDFHLAPRPRSFEVNVPPIEWSVSSNGQNNDVVTRNKVRETLRLFQAICRKLLQEVEAKSKVKGKSKENKENGKSKENKEKKRRIDFEAAAILKDNKKYVNTGKQILGSVPGVEVGDEFHYRVELNIIGLHRPIQGGIDYVKHGGKILATSVVASGGYADLLDNSDSLIYTGQGGNVMNTDKEPEDQKLERGNLALKNSMHEKNSVRVIRGSESSDGKTYVYDGLYLVGKCWQELGPHGKLVFKFQLDRIPGQPELAWQEVRKSKKYKIREGLCVNDISQGKELIPISAVNTIDDAKPPPFTYITSMIYPNWCHPLQPKGCNCTNGCSDSERCLCAVKNGGEIPFNHNGAIVEAKPLVYECGPSCSCPPSCHNRVSQRGIKFQLEIFKTKSRGWGVRSLNSIPSGSFICEYIGELLEEKEAEQRTGNDEYLFDIGNLYNDSSLWDGLSSLMPDVQASSSEVVEDGGFTIDAAQYGNVGRFINHSCSPNLYAQNVLYDRDDRRIPHIMLFAAENIPPLQELTYHYNYVIDQVRDSNGNIKKKSCYCGSIECTGRMY; translated from the exons ATGGGGTTTATGGACAATATGCTGCATCCAGAATCTCTTAAAACAGTTACATCGGTAAATAGTGGCCATTCTGAAGAAAAATTGGGAAGATTGTCTATGGAAAATGGTGATTGTTCTTGCCATACCGGTCTACCCAAGTATAAGAGGCGCTCAGTTTCTTCTGTTCGTGATTTCCCACCAGGATGTGGACCTTTTGTACGAAGAACCCACTCTCTTGAGCCAAAAAGTGTTTTGACATCAGAGGAAGAAAAAGTGGTTGCTTCATCTGGTCAAGTTAATAGACTTGAATCTGTGAGTGCTGAACATGTGGAATCACAGTCACCAGCTTCACAAGCTTTGAATAATGCAAGGTTGAGTGAACCTGTAAAGGGTTTAGAAGATGCTGCCATGGCTTTATCGAAGGATTTACATTTGGTGGTTGCTTCGGcttcaaaagaagaaatgaTTTCGCCAAGTAGTTTTAAATCCTTCTCACCATCTGATGGTTCTAGTGCTGTTCCTAATGGCAATGGTTTCGGGGGGACTATGGATAAAAGGTATCCTCCTCGAATAAATGTTTCAGCCATTAGAGACTTCCCTCCCATGTGTGGAAGAAATGCTCCATGTCTTAGTAAAGAGAGTCTGAAGGTGTTTAGTTCTCCAAAGAACAATATTTTGGGTCAAGAGAAGTCTGATATGGATGACAGGACGTTCAAAAAGACTATAGAAACTAATGTGAGGCTAATGGGAGAGGATGTTCAAGATAAAAATGTGCCGGAGAGCAAATTGCGGGGAAATGTTGACCGCCAGTCCGAGACAGATGTCATAAAAGAATCCAAGGACATTGGAGAACTTGAAGAAAAAATGGGGAAGGAGATGGTAGTTTACCGAGAGGACTTGAGCATAAAGAGAAAGCTTTCCAAAATATCGGGAAATCAGAACTGGCTGCTGGAGGAAGATAAAGATAATGAAAGTTTGGAACCTATGCTGGACTGGGTCGTGGTGCAAGGTCTGATGGCTGCACCAAATTGTCCTTGGAAGAAGGGGAAGGGGGCCTATAAACCCA AATCTGGTGCTACAAGTGAAAGCAAAGAGAAGAAACATAGTTTTCTACAGAGTGGAAAATATAAATCTGCTGTGAGGACAAAGCATGAAGCGAAAGATTCTGTAGTGAAGtctaaaaaaaagaactcatttGTTACAGGAAACACTGCTAATCAAAGTGTTGGTCAAATGGTTATTGCAGAAAAGGAGGATTCTGCTGAGGATGTTGATGAACATGACGACTTTCATTTGGCTCCAAGGCCACGTAGTTTTGAAGTAAACGTTCCTCCCATTGAATGGAGTGTAAGTTCTAATGGTCAAAACAATGATGTAGTTACCCGGAACAAAGTGAGGGAGACACTGCGTCTATTTCAAGCCATCTGTAGGAAGCTCTTGCAGGAAGTAGAAGCAAAGTCAAAGGTAAAAGGGAAGTCtaaggaaaataaggaaaatggaaagtctaaggaaaataaggaaaagaaaaggaggattGATTTTGAAGCAGCAGCGATTCTGaaagacaacaaaaaatatGTTAACACTGGAAAGCAAATCTTGGGATCTGTTCCAGGAGTTGAAGTTGGTGATGAGTTTCACTATAGGGTTGAACTTAATATTATTGGCCTTCATCGTCCGATTCAGGGTGGTATAGATTATGTAAAGCATGGTGGGAAGATTCTTGCAACTAGCGTTGTAGCATCTGGGGGCTATGCTGATCTTTTGGATAATTCAGATTCATTGATATATACAGGCCAGGGAGGAAATGTGATGAATACAGATAAAGAACCTGAAGATCAGAAGCTTGAAAGGGGAAACCTCGCTTTGAAGAATAGCATGCATGAAAAGAATTCGGTTAGGGTGATCCGTGGCTCCGAGTCTTCAGATGGAAAAACATATGTCTATGATGGGCTATATTTGGTGGGAAAATGTTGGCAGGAGTTGGGGCCGCATGGTAAGCTGGTTTTTAAGTTTCAGTTGGACAGAATCCCTGGTCAACCAGAGCTTGCTTGGCAAGAAGTCAGGAagtccaaaaaatacaaaataagggAGGGTCTCTGTGTAAATGATATCTCACAAGGGAAAGAGTTGATTCCCATTTCTGCTGTGAATACCATAGATGATGCAAAACCTCCACCATTTACATACATAACTAGCATGATATACCCCAATTGGTGCCACCCTCTACAGCCTAAGGGTTGTAACTGCACCAATGGATGCTCAGATTCTGAGAGATGTCTGTGTGCAGTCAAGAATGGTGGAGAAATCCCATTTAACCATAATGGTGCTATAGTTGAAGCAAAGCCCCTTGTCTATGAGTGTGGTCCTTCTTGCTCGTGTCCTCCTTCTTGCCATAATAGAGTTAGCCAGCGTGGTATCAAATTTCagcttgaaatttttaaaaccaaatcGAGGGGATGGGGGGTGAGATCCCTTAATTCCATTCCTTCTGGAAGTtttatatgtgagtatataggAGAGCTCCTCGAAGAGAAGGAAGCTGAGCAAAGAACTGGTAATGATGAGTACCTGTTTGACATTGGGAATCTCTACAATGACAGTTCTCTTTGGGATGGACTCTCGTCCCTTATGCCTGATGTGCAAGCAAGTTCCTCTGAAGTTGTGGAGGATGGTGGCTTCACTATTGATGCAGCACAGTATGGCAATGTGGGGAGATTCATCAACCACAGTTGCTCTCCCAATTTGTATGCCCAAAATGTCCTATATGATCGTGATGATAGGAGAATTCCTCACATAATGCTTTTTGCCGCTGAGAACATTCCTCCTTTGCAGGAGCTGACTTACCATTACAATTATGTGATAGATCAGGTTCGTGACTCAAATGGcaatataaaaaagaagagttgcTATTGTG
- the LOC121236643 gene encoding uncharacterized protein LOC121236643, translating into MGTLELSRSTTVNSDEGYLSDAKLVYAQPREEKGLILSVSSQKGSMEFVEAIVSLSCDDRAGVLEEGSEGLKGSISSVEEVPCLEWPCNSSDWVLRKVEEIRDVVGISCHGFEEHFRALLIAIEAGQPALAKSAAKKERELKRLECSITYKSKDESVWREKDLPLVGGEYSWSNGRSSSRLDRFLVSSSWEAHFSGLTQKVLPRLCSNHFPIMLDCGGIVSRRSYFKFENMWLKVEGFGEKVRGWWNSYNVSGTPSFVLARKLKLLKIDLMRWNKEEFGLLDTKRKRLMEELQSLEEKEVQGLLSEEDKIRKFGVVSDLENLALMEEISWRYNAIEVLCDGDMLITDEEDVKAHIVNFFEQLFSEKFSWRPKLDSLAFDSIEQLDAEWLEREFEEEEILDVVKGMDKDKAPGPDGFTLTFFQECWDVVRDDILKVFAEFHSFMKFEKSLNTTFIALIPKKAGAVEIRDFRPISLVNGIYKIISKVLANRLSRVMERIISPSQNAFVKGRQILDSVLIASECLESRLKVEKAGILIKLDMEKAYDHISWDFLDYLLRRFGCGVKWCSWIKMIEKAVEGNFLSSFVVGNKIRNSLKISHLLFADDTLIFSEPDSDNIRALRALLLISSMSLRYLGLPLGASFKAVNIWDGVIEKIEKRIARDHNATIYDSYCNSNNKVEWNIIFTRDVNDWEVDEVKALLVKLYSSKLVLKREDSMEWIPAGNAKFSYLDLPLRAPHKSKVIWDGVIEKFENGLWNVSFIRAVQDWEVGDISDFFSTLYALNLECGVEDKLLCIHPRNKNFLVRSQYNALSTHFSTLFPRRSIWKCKVPLKVAFFGWLASHGKLLTMDKLRKRGFFYNRLVLDVQKAWRIDGPSTSPLRCGEFSMG; encoded by the exons ATGGGGACTTTGGAGTTGTCAAGATCGACAACCGTGAACAGTGATGAGGGATATTTATCTGATGCGAAGCTGGTGTATGCCCAGCCCAGGGAGGAAAAGGGTTTGATCCTGTCAGTGTCTTCACAGAAGGGGTCGATGGAG TTTGTGGAGGCAATTGTTTCGTTGTCTTGTGATGATAGGGCTGGGGTCTTGGAGGAGGGTAGTGAAGGGTTAAAGGGGTCAATTTCTTCTGTGGAAGAGGTGCCCT GCCTTGAATGGCCTTGTAACTCTTCTGATTGGGTTCTGAGGAAGGTTGAAGAGATCAGAGACGTTGTGGGGATTTCTTGTCATGGATTTGAAGAACATTTTAGAGCTCTTCTAATTGCTATAGAAGCGGGTCAACCTGCTTTGGCCAAATCTGCTGCAAAAAAGGAGAGGGAACTTAAAAGGTTGGAGTGTTCTATCACCTACAAGTCTAAGGATGAGagtgtttggagggaaaaag ATTTGCCTTTGGTGGGAGGAGAGTATTCTTGGTCTAATGGCAGATCTTCTTCTAGGTTGGATAGGTTTCTGGTCTCGTCTTCTTGGGAAGCACATTTTTCTGGTTTGACGCAGAAAGTTTTGCCGAGACTGTGTTCCAATCACTTTCCCATTATGTTGGATTGTGGAGGAATTGTGAGTAGAAgaagttattttaaatttgagaacatgtggctaAAGGTTGAAGGTTTTGGGGAAAAGGTTAGAGGTTGGTGGAATTCTTATAATGTTTCTGGCACTCCTAGTTTTGTTTTGGCTAGAAAGTTGAAATTGCTTAAGATAGATTTGATGAGATGGAATAAAGAGGAGTTTGGGTTGTTGGATACCAAGAGGAAGCGGCTTATGGAGGAATTGCAATCTTTGGAAGAGAAGGAGGTGCAAGGGTTGTTATCGGAAGAGGACAAAATCAGGAAATTTGGGGTGGTTTCTGATTTGGAAAATTTAGCCTTAATGGAAGAGATTTCATGGAG aTATAATGCGATTGAGGTCCTTTGTGATGGGGACATGTTGATTACGGATGAAGAAGATGTTAAGGCCCacattgtgaatttttttgagCAGTTGTTTTCAGAAAAGTTTTCTTGGAGACCAAAACTGGACAGCCTTGCTTTTGACTCTATAGAGCAGTTGGATGCTGAGTGGTTGGAAAgagagtttgaagaagaagaaattctaGATGTGGTAAAAGGTATGGACAAGGATAAGGCTCCGGGTCCGGATGGGTTTACTTTGACATTTTTTCAAGAGTGTTGGGATGTTGTTAGAGATGATATCTTGAAGGTGTTTGCCGAGTTTCACTCGTTTATGAAGTTTGAGAAGAGCTTGAACACtactttcattgctcttattccgAAGAAGGCAGGGGCTGTGGAGATAAGAGActttaggcctattagtttggtgaatggcatttataaaattatctctaagGTGCTGGCTAATCGTTTGAGTAGGGTGATGGAGAGGATAATTTCACcatctcaaaatgcttttgtgaagGGTAGGCAGATTTTAGATTCTGTTTTAATTGCTAGTGAATGTTTGGAGAGTAGATTGAAGGTGGAGAAAGCTggtattcttattaaattggatatggaaaaggcttacGATCATATAAGCTGGGattttcttgattatttattGAGGAGATTTGGTTGTGGTGTTAAATGGTGCTCGTGGATTAA aatgattgagaAGGCTGTGGAGGGTAATTTTCTGTCCAGTTTTGTGGTGGGTAATAAGATTAGGAATAGTTTAAAGATctctcatttgttatttgctgatgacacTTTGATTTTTAGTGAGCCTGATTCGGATAATATTCGTGCTTTAAGAGCACTTttgct AATTTCTTCTATGTCTTTGAGGTATCTTGGGCTTCCTTTGGGAGCCTCTTTTAAAGCTGTCAACATATGGGATGGggtaattgaaaaaattgaaaagag AATTGCCAGGGATCATAATGCAACTATTTATGATTCTTACTGCAATAGTAACAACAAGGTTgaatggaatattatttttacaaggGACGTTAATGACTGGGAAGTGGATGAAGTTAAGGCTCTGCTGGTTAAACTCTACAGTTCAAAGTTGGTGCTTAAAAGAGAGGATAGTATGGAGTGGATTCCTGCTGGAAATGCTAAGTTTTCA TACCTTGATCTTCCATTGAGGGCCCCTCATAAATCCAAGGTAATATGGGATGGTGTTATCGAAAAATTTGAGAATGGATTG TGGAATGTGTCATTTATCAGAGCAgttcaagattgggaagtgggaGATATTTCTGATTTCTTTAGCACCTTATATGCATTGAATTTGGAGTGTGGTGTGGAGGACAAGTTGCTGTGTATACACCCCAGGAACAAGAATTTCTTAGTTAGATCTCAGTACAATGCTTTGTCTACCCATTTTTCTACTCTTTTCCCTAGGAGAAGCATTTGGAAGTGTAAAGTGCCATTAaaagttgctttctttggttggcTGGCCTCTCATGGGAAACTTCTGACCATGGACAAGTTGAGGAAGCgtggttttttttataatagattgGTGCTTGATGTGCAAAAGGCATGGCGAATCGACGGACCATCTACTTCTCCATTGCGATGTGGCGAATTCTCGATGGGATGA